The genomic stretch AAAGAAAGAGCAAATCGTCCGGCTCGAGCCTTACCTTCACCGATTGATATAAAACGTTATCGAAGGCGCCAATCACTGTTCCACCGGCTTCCAGAAATTCATGATTTCCATTGGAGCGAATCAAAAGCGGGTAGTTGTGGCCGGCATTTGAAAATTCAAATTCGCCCGAATCCGGTCTGTATTTGCCGAAGAAAAGGGTTGCGTATTTTCCTGATGATGATGACAGGCAGGAAACGATTTTATTCACGTTAGTCAGAGTTTCGGATACTTCTCGGTTATTGCTCACTTCGCTTCTCAGAGTCGCCTGAATCTGGGCAGCCAGAAGAGCCGCCGGCATCCCCTTACCGGATATATCAGCCACAACCATTCCAACTCCACCATCGTCATCGGTCAGAATAAAATCATAAAAATCACCGCCAACCGTTCTCGAAGGTTCGCTATGGGCACATATCGTATAGTTTTTTCCATGAGGCGGCGTGTCGGGCAACAGGTCAATTTGAATCTGGCGAGCCAGATTCATTTCTTCTTCAAGGCGTTGTTTAACGAGAGACTCGTGATATAATCTCACGTTCGACAAGACTACTATCATTTGATTGGCCAACGTTGCCAGCAGTGTAAAATCTTCATAGTCGAATTTAAAGCCTGAACTTTTATCGGTTAGGGCCATAAATCCCAATAAATGTTCGCCCTTATTCAAAGGAACCACCAGATGAATGTTATCGGCTCCCATCATGGTTGCCAGAGGAGAACCCCTCTGCCAACTTTCAATGCGATCATAAAAGGTTGGAGCCTTCAATTGACCAATCGCACCCAGCATCGGGTCGGTATTATTGAGATGAGATTCGGCTTTTCCACCTACCGGAAAATAAAGATAGGTCTTACTTGCGTCGTCATAAATTGAAAACCCAACTCCTTCGACCAGCATATTCGATTTTAACGTATCTTCCACGACCCTAAAAAGTTGCCGCCGGTCGAGGATATTAATAATTCTGGACGATAAGCGATTCATGATGTTTCGGTAGTCGGAACGATCGCGGATAAACAATCCCTTAATAATATTGTCAACGTAATTGTTGATCGGCTGGAATAAAATTAAAGCGACAATAATAAAGCCGATATTGATGAGCGGTAGTTGTTGACCGAAGAAAGATTGAAGAACTACCGAAAACTGTGTGATGATGATAACATAGGACCCGACCAATAACGCCGAAGAAACGGTATATACCAGCGATTGCCTGAGAATTAACCTGATATCCAAAAATTGATAACGGATAATAGCCCAGGCGATAGAACCCACGCCGATAACCAGAGCGAATATTGTCAAAAGCGACGTCCACAGTTCTGATATCTCTATCGTAAACAGGTTGGGTAAAATAAATGTAAATATATATAAGCCCAGGGAAATATGAATTCCCATGATAATGACGCGTACTTGTTTTCTCAAACGATCGGCCTTGACATGCCGCATCCCACGATATAAATAAATCACGGCGAATATTACGTATGAGAGATTTATGAGCGCGAAAAACTTTTTATGTGACGCCAGGATTAATCCTATCGGCACCATTAACCATTGGAGCACGGATAAAATCGGATCAAGCAAGCTCGTCAGCCAGTTTTCCTGCCCCGGTTCGACCGTCAGCCAGTTTAATAACTGATCCGTATCGCTAACAAAAACCACTAAAATGACATGGAAGAGATGGGGAAGAAAAATCAAAAACCGCCATCGGATTTTTATCCCAGCCAGTCGGTCATACGGGAATATCCAGGAGAAATAAAGCAAAGCCGGAAAAAACAATTCCCAGATATAGAACAAATTATAAAGATATGATTCTTTAAGAGGAGCGCCGCTCTGGTACGGAGAAATGACAGTACCCAGCGCTGCAAATATCGGCCCAAGGCCCGCAAAAAACAGCATAATTGCGGTTATGCGATTAAGGCGGATTTTGGCCGAGTCCCTGATAATCAGGATCGAAAGAAAAATCAATCCAAAGCCAAACCCAAAATATATCAGCGCGAATATGAGAGATTGTGTATCCATATTATCAATAAAACAAACCTATAGCTTTTTGACGATCTCCACTTGGGTTCCCCCGGTTTGCGCCTGGGATACTATTAGGTCGTCAACGAAATTCTTTACGATAAATATCCCGCGACCGATTTCCTTCAACAGGTTTTCATCGTCGACCGGATTGTCAACAGTCTCAATATCAAACCCTTCCCCCTGATCGGTTATTATCACCCTCAACTCATTTGAGGTAATGGAAAACTTTACTTCAACTGTTTTTGATATATCCGATCCATTCCCATGCATGATCGCGTTATTGACCAATTCCGAAACCGAAATCGCGATATCGGTAATGATTGATGGATCAATACCGGCTTGCGTGAATTTTTCCTCCAGATGCCGGTCAACTTTGGCCAAATAATCGGTGGAGGAAGGGATGATTATTCCGTCGGGTAATATTTCAGTTTTGCTCATAAGATACACTCAAAAAAAAGGCAGGCCGCTTCACAACCTGCCGGATGCTTTTGGGGTTGTGGCATATTAAAATGAATCAATCGCCTCATCTACCGAATCAAATGATTTAAAAACGGTTACCAGTTTTGTGATCGTTAAAAGCGATTGAATCTTCTCGGTCACGTTTGCCAAACGCAGCTCCCCGTCTGATTTTCTGAGAGTCGTCAATCCGGATATCAAAAGCCCCAGACCGGTTGAATTCATCCAGTCAACTTTGCCCAAATTTATTATGACATTGGTCTTTTTTTGCTCGATCAAATCATGCAACAAATCATGCAATGCCGTTGATTCCGGCCCGCCCATAATTTTCCCTTTGGGCTCAATAACGACTACACCGCCTTTTTCGAAGTGGTTCAATTTCATATTTATCTCCCGAATATGGTTTGTTAGTGCCTCGGCATCATGGTTTTTGAATTTGACAACATCCCTTTTAGCCGATATACTCCTAAGTTACAATACCCATATTAGGGATTGAAAGTCAAGGTTTTTTTGGGTGGTGAGACCTGATGTCTTTTCAAAACCGACCTATTGCATTTTAATAAACCAATTACAAGTTATACGGCCCCAATAAATCAGCGAAGGCAATGATAGAAGTCTCACTGGTTCGATAAAATATGCCCCACCTGGCCTCTAATCCGGAATCTTGATCCTTTTGCCACCAATTGGGATTGCGGGAATCGGAGGAATGGGAGGCACTGGCGGCAGTTTAGGAAGAGGAGGTATTTCAAAAGCTGCAGGCGCAGGCATCGCCGGTATTGCCGGTAAAGCCCGAAACTCCGGCAAACCCAGATTGTGACCCGCGAAGAATCCACCTTCTCTGCGGAAATCCCAATCATCTCCAAAAATCTCCATTATGGAATTACCTTTAGAAATAACCGCCGAACCCATTCCGACATCAATCTCTATTTCAAGGCTATATTCGGCATCGTCATAATCCGGTGATTGGTAAACGCCCCTCCGAACCTTTTCCAATTTGGCGCGCCTGATTTTTATATCACTCAAAAGACCGCCATCGGTTTCAATCCTAACCGGCAAATCGCGAGGTATGTCAATCAGGACATCTCCAATTCCCACATCAATAATCGCCTTTCTATGTCCCGATGACTGTCCGTCAAAATTCAGCTCAACCTCACCCGCCCCGCAGTTAAACTCAAAATTTTCGAAATTGGCGTATCCCAGGCCCTGAAATTCAAAATCACCCGCCCCGGCTTGAATGTTTAATAGTCTAATCTTTTCCGGATTCGGCTGCTCAAAAATTATTCGCCCTTCGGCCGCGCCTATATCAAGATTCAATTTTTTGATAGGTAATCCGGAAAAATCAAAATCGTATTCAGCGCCTCCTATGTCCAGATCAAATTCCCAGATATAATCCTGAGAAAATGATAACTGCATCCGACAATCGTCGATGTCGACATTTCCCCAGCGGCGAAGTTTATCGGCCGTTATAGTTAAACCCGCGGCCGGTTTGCTATCGTCATACTCAAATTCCACATCCATTTTATCCGCGTCATATCGGAGGCGGCCTTTCAACAAATCTCCGGATCCATGTGTCGAAAATCTCAATATGGCATTATCCAAATCAGAATGAACAGAAATGTCTTTAATTTTGGAATCAGCGGGAATAATTTTATCAATTTTGACAATATCCCGTGCAAATATCAATGAAGATATTATCAACAGTATCACCAGGGTAAAAGCAGAACTTCGTTTTAGCATAATACACCTTCGGATTTGATAATTAAGTTTTGTATTATATTAGACGGTAAAATCGTGAATTAGGTTGCATCCCGGGAATCAGGATCAGGATGCGAAGAAGATGACGAAGGCGGCGGCGGGGGGACTGGCGGGAGATAACATTCATCAATTGGCGGAGGCGGGGTGACTTCCGGTTGAGCGGAAATATCCCGCTCTTTCGGCTTCATTCCAAATCGGGCGCTGACGACTGCCCCCATACCGATTGACACTACAATAAAACCGATAATTCCATGGGCGACATAAGCCAAAATCGCTAAGACATCTAAATTGGAAACCTGAAAAATCAAGGCACCATAACGACCCAATTCGATAAAAATTACTCCCAGGGCGCCAAATAAATACATCGATTCGCTCGTTATCCGAACGATGCGGCAGATTATCCCGCCGATATAAATAGCCCCTGCGATATATCCAAGAAGGATCATAAGTGGAAACAGGATAACGACTAAAGGCAATAAAGGAATTCCGATAACCGTTAAAGTCAGTATTAAAATGAGCGGGATAAACGAAATCCATACCAAAAGACCCCAGAAAAACGAAGATATTACCGACGATTTTATCTTTTTGACTATACGCCGTAAATTGTTGGGCAGAAGCGCCAAAAAAACCAAACAAATAAAAAGCAAAAACCCGGTAATAATGAAATTCACGTATCCCGGAAGAAAATTTGAAATTCGAATAACACGGGGCGACAACCTCCTAAAAAGTGGTATTTCTTCCCGAGCCCCCCTTATTTTCCCCCCACGTCGCCGTACAATTTCAGCCGCGATCACGTCTCCACGAACCTCGCCGCTGCTTTCAATCACTACCCGCTTCAGGCTGACAACATCCTGAGTGACCAGGCCTTTGACGATGACATCATTAAATCCAAAAACCGTTCCCTCGATTCTTTCGTCAATGTCAACGATAACATCATCGAAGAGCTCTACCAAATCACCTTTATAAATTTCAGTGCAGCGAATTTCGGGCGGCAGCAAAATTTCATCATCTATCGGTTCATCGGTAAACTCGGATTCGCGCCGGGAGTATTTTTTATATTTGACGAACTTTTCCTCATCGGCATCATAATACCAGGTTTGACCGGTTGAGTCGACCGCGACGGTTTTATTGGAAGAATGAGTAATTCGGATAAACTTCTGTCCGGATTGTTCCTGGGCGGAAATTGAGCCCACTGATAGGAACAGAACAAAACCTATGAATAATTTAATATATAACCTGGTGATCATCTCAAAATTCCGATAGAGTTATATCTCCTGATCTTGTTATCAGCGATACTTTCGGTCCTCCATGACCAAAACTTCCGGTTATTCTCGTTTTGGAAAAAGAATCAATTGAAATCGGGACCTGGGTATTGATATCACCCGATCCCGCTTCAAGCTTTATCTCACCTCCGGAAGCAACCGGAATTAAAAACTCGATTGATCCCGAAATTGTTTCAACAAAATAATCTTTGGCCGAATTCAACTCGGTTTTAATATTGATATTTCCCGACTCGGTAGAAACATCAAGTGCCCCAAAATCCTGTAAAATATTGATCTTCCCCGAAGTTGACTGGAGCCTGATATCGCCCTCGATATGCTTCAAATCTATACTACCGGTTGTCTGGCTCAGGACTAAATCACCGATAAGATATTCGCCCGTCATCAGCCCGGAGCTGTTGCGAATCTCGACGTTGCCGTTGATGGAATAAAAATTAACATCTGAGCCGTTGGCATTGATGCTTACTTCACCCTCAATATCATTCAGTTCCACCAATCCGGAAGTAGTCGTAATTTCCAGATCACCCTGATTATCCCGAATGATGACGTTACCGGCCGTGCCAGAGACAAATATTTTCCCGCGAATCCCGGTCGCCTCAATATTTCCCGATGAGTTGTAGATATCGGCGTTGCAATCAGTCGGAACCGAAATGACAAAATCGATTGAACCGTAAGACGGTTCGCCCGATTTGCCCAGAATTTTTTGCCAGAAAGAAGGCGACCGATCGTGAATTCTCAAAAATTGAGGCTCAATCGAAAAATGACCATCAACCGAGGCGACGCTGATCTGGACATGGTCGGCGATTAAATCAGCCTCATCTTTACTATCGGCGATTATTTTTTTAACGGCGTCAACTTTCAATTTATAATCATTATTGGTCGTCAGAATAATTTTTCCATTGGCGTTGTTTATGGTCAGTTCCAGACCGGGCTCGACATTTATTATCTTTTGATATTCATACTCATATGTTTTCCCGAAAGATAACCCTGCCTGAAGTATGACTATTGTTAGAACTATGATAAACCGAGACAAAACCACTTGTTAGCCTCCCGTCAGATACCTCGCAATCTCTTTTTCAAAAGCTCTCGAGCGCGAAATATCCTGGCTTTTACCGTTCCAACCGGAACTCCCAGTTCATCGGCGATCTCCTCGTATGA from Candidatus Zixiibacteriota bacterium encodes the following:
- a CDS encoding SpoIIE family protein phosphatase, giving the protein MDTQSLIFALIYFGFGFGLIFLSILIIRDSAKIRLNRITAIMLFFAGLGPIFAALGTVISPYQSGAPLKESYLYNLFYIWELFFPALLYFSWIFPYDRLAGIKIRWRFLIFLPHLFHVILVVFVSDTDQLLNWLTVEPGQENWLTSLLDPILSVLQWLMVPIGLILASHKKFFALINLSYVIFAVIYLYRGMRHVKADRLRKQVRVIIMGIHISLGLYIFTFILPNLFTIEISELWTSLLTIFALVIGVGSIAWAIIRYQFLDIRLILRQSLVYTVSSALLVGSYVIIITQFSVVLQSFFGQQLPLINIGFIIVALILFQPINNYVDNIIKGLFIRDRSDYRNIMNRLSSRIINILDRRQLFRVVEDTLKSNMLVEGVGFSIYDDASKTYLYFPVGGKAESHLNNTDPMLGAIGQLKAPTFYDRIESWQRGSPLATMMGADNIHLVVPLNKGEHLLGFMALTDKSSGFKFDYEDFTLLATLANQMIVVLSNVRLYHESLVKQRLEEEMNLARQIQIDLLPDTPPHGKNYTICAHSEPSRTVGGDFYDFILTDDDGGVGMVVADISGKGMPAALLAAQIQATLRSEVSNNREVSETLTNVNKIVSCLSSSSGKYATLFFGKYRPDSGEFEFSNAGHNYPLLIRSNGNHEFLEAGGTVIGAFDNVLYQSVKVRLEPDDLLFLYTDGLSEAMNAYEEEYGENRILDYLVSNRHKTAEQIQAGILNEVREFSSAQTAEDDTTIVVMKVNGVNVNE
- a CDS encoding ATP-binding protein — its product is MSKTEILPDGIIIPSSTDYLAKVDRHLEEKFTQAGIDPSIITDIAISVSELVNNAIMHGNGSDISKTVEVKFSITSNELRVIITDQGEGFDIETVDNPVDDENLLKEIGRGIFIVKNFVDDLIVSQAQTGGTQVEIVKKL
- a CDS encoding STAS domain-containing protein; this translates as MKLNHFEKGGVVVIEPKGKIMGGPESTALHDLLHDLIEQKKTNVIINLGKVDWMNSTGLGLLISGLTTLRKSDGELRLANVTEKIQSLLTITKLVTVFKSFDSVDEAIDSF
- a CDS encoding LiaF domain-containing protein; amino-acid sequence: MLKRSSAFTLVILLIISSLIFARDIVKIDKIIPADSKIKDISVHSDLDNAILRFSTHGSGDLLKGRLRYDADKMDVEFEYDDSKPAAGLTITADKLRRWGNVDIDDCRMQLSFSQDYIWEFDLDIGGAEYDFDFSGLPIKKLNLDIGAAEGRIIFEQPNPEKIRLLNIQAGAGDFEFQGLGYANFENFEFNCGAGEVELNFDGQSSGHRKAIIDVGIGDVLIDIPRDLPVRIETDGGLLSDIKIRRAKLEKVRRGVYQSPDYDDAEYSLEIEIDVGMGSAVISKGNSIMEIFGDDWDFRREGGFFAGHNLGLPEFRALPAIPAMPAPAAFEIPPLPKLPPVPPIPPIPAIPIGGKRIKIPD
- a CDS encoding polymer-forming cytoskeletal protein, whose amino-acid sequence is MITRLYIKLFIGFVLFLSVGSISAQEQSGQKFIRITHSSNKTVAVDSTGQTWYYDADEEKFVKYKKYSRRESEFTDEPIDDEILLPPEIRCTEIYKGDLVELFDDVIVDIDERIEGTVFGFNDVIVKGLVTQDVVSLKRVVIESSGEVRGDVIAAEIVRRRGGKIRGAREEIPLFRRLSPRVIRISNFLPGYVNFIITGFLLFICLVFLALLPNNLRRIVKKIKSSVISSFFWGLLVWISFIPLILILTLTVIGIPLLPLVVILFPLMILLGYIAGAIYIGGIICRIVRITSESMYLFGALGVIFIELGRYGALIFQVSNLDVLAILAYVAHGIIGFIVVSIGMGAVVSARFGMKPKERDISAQPEVTPPPPIDECYLPPVPPPPPSSSSSHPDPDSRDAT
- a CDS encoding DUF4097 family beta strand repeat-containing protein, translated to MSRFIIVLTIVILQAGLSFGKTYEYEYQKIINVEPGLELTINNANGKIILTTNNDYKLKVDAVKKIIADSKDEADLIADHVQISVASVDGHFSIEPQFLRIHDRSPSFWQKILGKSGEPSYGSIDFVISVPTDCNADIYNSSGNIEATGIRGKIFVSGTAGNVIIRDNQGDLEITTTSGLVELNDIEGEVSINANGSDVNFYSINGNVEIRNSSGLMTGEYLIGDLVLSQTTGSIDLKHIEGDIRLQSTSGKINILQDFGALDVSTESGNINIKTELNSAKDYFVETISGSIEFLIPVASGGEIKLEAGSGDINTQVPISIDSFSKTRITGSFGHGGPKVSLITRSGDITLSEF